A single genomic interval of Astyanax mexicanus isolate ESR-SI-001 chromosome 4, AstMex3_surface, whole genome shotgun sequence harbors:
- the LOC103030678 gene encoding zinc finger protein 239 isoform X3 — translation MEPSPDMETHQHSELTERSDLKIHQRVHTGEKPYHCSDCGKSFSKQSNLKKHQRIHTGEKPYHCSDCGKSFNQQSDLKQHQRVHTGEKPYQCSDCGKSFNHPSHLKQHQRIHTGEKPHQCSDCGKSFNRQSHFKLHQRIHTGEKPYHCSYCGRSFNRQSHLKLHLRVHTGEKPYHCSDCGKSFIQQIHLKLHQRVHTGEKPYHCSECGKSFSRLCNLEPHQRIHTGEKPYHCSDCGKSFIQQSSFKQHQRIHTGEKPYHCSECEKCFTSQSDLKTHQRVHTGEKPYYCSDCGKCFSQQSSFKQHQRVHTGEKPYHCLECEKCFTTQSNLKKHQCIHTGVKPYHCSDCGKSFTQQSNLKLHQRIHTG, via the coding sequence atggagcccaGTCCCGACATGGAGACACATCAGCACTCTGAACTTACTGAAAgaagtgatctcaaaatacaccagcgcgttcacacaggagagaaaccgtatcactgctcagactgtgggaagagtttttctaaacagagtaatctaaaaaaacaccagcgcattcacacaggagagaaaccgtatcactgttcagactgtgggaagagttttaatcaacaaagTGATCTCAAACAACACCAGCGGGTTCACACtggggagaaaccgtatcagtgctcagactgtggaaagagttttaatcatccgAGTCATCttaaacaacaccagcgcattcacacaggagagaaaccacatcagtgttcagactgtggaaagagttttaatcgacagagtcatttcaaactgcatcagcgcattcacacaggagagaaaccgtatcactgctcatactgcgggaggagttttaatcgacagagtcatcTGAAACTGCACCTGcgtgttcacacaggagagaaaccgtatcactgctcagactgtgggaaaagttttattCAGCAGATTCAtctaaaactgcatcagcgcgttcacacgggagagaaaccgtatcactgctcagagtgtgggaagagttttagccgACTGTGTAATCTCGAAccgcaccagcgcattcacacaggagagaaaccgtatcactgctcagactgtgggaagagttttattcaaCAGAGTAGTTttaaacaacaccagcgcattcacacaggagagaaaccatatcactgctcagagtgtgagaagtgttttacttcacagagtgatctcaaaacacatcagcgcgttcacacaggagagaaaccgtattactgctcagactgtgggaagtgtttCAGTCAACAGAGCAGTTTCAAACaacaccagcgtgttcacactggagagaaaccgtatcactgcttagagtgtgaaaagtgttttactacccagagtaatcttaaaaaacaccagtgcattcacacaggagtgaaaccgtatcactgctccgattgtgggaagagttttactcaacagagtaatctcaaactgcatcagcgcattcacacaggataa
- the LOC103031221 gene encoding SLAM family member 9-like translates to MEMKLQLIFTLSTLISITGSSDPVFRVVGDSFRLEINGSASEFDDFFWVFNSTVNVQKYYKILKHNTQTPRYKDRVEFNEETCSLTLKNVQKDDSGLYEVKASSTEKTAVAKYRLSVFDPVEAPVLSLTESTDTCNITLTCRGHDLSVSLRCSYRTCEEKEVTSPGGVALSLYVRDSVIICNHSNPASWKQKSVEMKACRHFCADTDAVSPPAGNSAGEPAGNSTGESAGESAGESAGVSVCLLTAGIYSVILIILLSAVITVHIRERRNKSSKLSND, encoded by the exons ATGGAGATGAAGCTGCAGCTGATCTTCACTCTCTCCACTCTGATCTCCATCACAG gATCCAGTGATCCAGTGTTCAGAGTGGTCGGAGATTCTTTTCGGCTGGAGATAAATGGATCTGCATCAGAGTTTGATGACTTTTTCTGGGTGTTTAACTCTACTGTTAATGtacaaaaatattataaaatattgaaACATAATACACAGACCCCCCGTTATAAAGACAGAGTGGAGTTTAATGAGGAAACCTGCAGTCTGACCCTGAAGAACGTGCAGAAGGATGATAGTGGACTGTATGAAGTAAAAGCATCCAGTACAGAAAAGACAGCAGTTGCTAAGTATCGACTCTCTGTGTTCG ATCCAGTGGAGGCTCcagttctctctctcactgaaaGCACAGACACCTGTAACATCACCCTCACCTGCAGAGGTCACGACCTCTCGGTCAGCCTCAGGTGTTCTTATAGAACCTGTGAGgagaaggaagtgacatcacctgGAGGCGTCGCCCTCTCCCTGTATGTACGGGACAGCGTCATCATCTGTAACCATAGCAACCCAGCCAGCTGGAAGCAGAAATCTGTGGAGATGAAAGCATGTAGACACTTCTGTGCTGATACAG ATGCAGTGTCGCCCCCTGCTGGAAATTCTGCTGGTGAACCTGCTGGTAATTCTACTGGTGAATCTGCTGGTGAATCTGCTGGTGAATCTGCTGGtgtatctgtgtgtttactgACTGCTGGAATTTATTCCGTCATTCTGATCATCCTGCTGTCTGCAGTCATCACCGTTCACATCCGAGAGAGACGCAACAAATCATCTAAACTCAGTAATGATTAG